In one Thunnus maccoyii chromosome 12, fThuMac1.1, whole genome shotgun sequence genomic region, the following are encoded:
- the LOC121908355 gene encoding GTPase IMAP family member 4-like, with the protein MVGIKSNQNECVRIVMVGKTGAGKSATGNTILGRKCFKSEFAAESLTKFCKKAYGEVDGQQIAVIDTPGLFDTNDTEEKTADDIAQSISYASPGPHIFLVVIKLGRFTDEEKQTVDKIQEIFGEEANKYSMVLFTYGDQLKGKTIEEFLKYSKDLRELVAKCNGWYHVFNNEMQDHSQVSELLYKIRNINVLNGGSYYTTEMFQKAERAIEEEKKRILKEKEEQRRREQEKLRKEAVERYQQQLRREERRQRILREKEEEIRKEQEKLMMEAEERC; encoded by the exons ATGGTtggaatcaaatcaaatcaa AATGAGTGTGTCAGGATTGTGATGGTGGGGAAGACTGGAGCTGGGAAGAGCGCCACAGGAAACACCATTCTGGGACGAAAGTGCTTTAAATCAGAATTTGCTGCTGAATCTTTGACCAAATTCTGTAAAAAGGCTTATGGTGAGGTGGATGGACAACAGATTGCTGTTATCGACACTCCGGGCCTGTTTGACACCAATGacactgaagagaaaacagctgATGATATTGCTCAGAGCATTTCTTATGCTTCACCTGGACCTCATATCTTCCTCGTTGTCATCAAACTGGGCAGATTcacagatgaagaaaaacagacagtgGATAAGATTCAGGAAATCTTTGGTGAGGAAGCCAACAAATACAGCATGGTTCTCTTTACCTATGGTGACCAACTCAAAGGGAAAACTATTGAGGAGTTCTTGAAGTACAGCAAAGATCTGAGGGAACTTGTGGCCAAATGTAACGGCTGGTACCACGTGTTCAATAATGAGATGCAGGATCATTCTCAGGTCAGCGAGCTGCTCTATAAgataagaaatataaatgtgcTGAATGGAGGAAGCTACTACACCACCGAAATGTTccaaaaggcagagagagcgatagaagaggagaaaaaacgaatcctgaaagagaaagaagagcaaagacgcagagagcaggagaaactGAGGAAGGAAGCAGTGGAAAGGTATCAACAACAgctgagaagagaagagaggagacaacgaatcctgagagagaaagaagaagaaatacgcAAAGAGCAGGAGAAACTGATGATGGAAGCAGAGGAAAG ATGTTGA